The Apium graveolens cultivar Ventura chromosome 6, ASM990537v1, whole genome shotgun sequence genome contains a region encoding:
- the LOC141666257 gene encoding uncharacterized protein LOC141666257: MTPPILYCELCSTKTGHLIWSSLLRANKSDCREERESYIRILFKNNGNRESSGSNDGVIAWGKVQQQQLLLQPPQRGVNQSTNFKSFQSVKPHEFKGEHNPIVAGAWLKEMEKVFNLVQVGENRKTDYASYFLKDKANYWRESTRALEGEGPVPWSQMEIEFLELKQGDRSVAQYEAKFTQLARFVPNYVRSEAQKARRFQQGLK; this comes from the exons ATGACGCCACCGATTTTGTATTGTGAACTGTGcagtactaagactggccatcttat atggtcctcgttattgaGAGCAAATAAGAGTGACTGTCGGGAGGAACGAGAGTCCTATATCAGGAtattatttaagaataatggtaACCGTGAGAGTTCAGGATCTAATGATGGAGTTATAGCTTGGGGAAAA gttcagcagcagcAACTACTATTGCAGCCGCCACAACGAGGAGTAAACCAAAGTACTAATTTCAAATCTTTCCAGAGTGTTAAACCTCATGAGTTTAAAGGTGAACATAATCCAATAgttgctggagcatggttaaaagagatggagaaagttTTCAATCTTGTCCAAGTAGGTGAGAATCGTAAGACTGATTATGCAAGTTACTTCTTAAAGGATAAAGCGAATTACTGGCGGGAGTCAAccagagcgttagaaggagaaggccctgttccatgg agtcaaatggagattgagtttctaGAGTTGAAGCAAGGCGATAGAAGTGTAGCTCAATATGAGGCTAAGTTCACAcagttggctaggtttgtaccaAATTATGTACGCTCTGAAGCTCAGAAGGCAagaaggtttcaacaaggattgaagtaA